One segment of Mycolicibacterium baixiangningiae DNA contains the following:
- a CDS encoding acyl-CoA dehydrogenase family protein, with product MNFELTEDQQLIYKSVSELAARFDDQYWMEKDSNHEFPTEFYDAVAGGGWLGMTIPEECGGHGLGITEATLLAEAVARSGGGMNAASSIHMSIFGMHPVVKHGSDELKARTLPRIVAGDLHVCFGVTEPGAGLDTSRITTFAKRDGDHYIVNGRKVWISKALESEKILLLTRTTPYDEVTKKTDGMTLFMTDLDRAHVDIRPIAKMGRNAVSSNELFIDDLRIPVEDRVGEEGKGFFYILDGLNPERMLIAAEALGIGRVALDRAVRYANDRHVFDRPIGMNQGIQFPLADSLARLDAAELMLRKATWLYDNGKSCGREANTAKYLCADAGFTAADRALQTHGGMGYAEEYHVARFFREARLMKIAPVSQEMILNFLGSHVLGLPRSY from the coding sequence ATGAATTTCGAACTGACCGAGGACCAGCAACTGATCTACAAATCGGTCAGCGAGCTCGCCGCGAGGTTCGACGACCAGTACTGGATGGAGAAGGACTCCAACCACGAGTTCCCCACCGAGTTCTACGACGCTGTCGCCGGTGGCGGCTGGCTCGGCATGACGATTCCCGAGGAGTGCGGCGGGCACGGCCTCGGCATCACCGAGGCCACACTGCTCGCCGAAGCGGTCGCGCGCTCCGGCGGCGGGATGAACGCGGCCAGCTCCATCCACATGTCGATCTTCGGCATGCACCCGGTGGTCAAACACGGTTCCGACGAGCTCAAGGCCCGCACCCTGCCCCGCATCGTCGCCGGCGATCTGCACGTGTGCTTCGGCGTCACCGAACCCGGTGCCGGACTGGACACTTCGAGGATCACCACCTTCGCGAAGCGCGACGGCGATCATTACATCGTCAACGGCCGCAAGGTGTGGATCTCCAAGGCGCTCGAGTCCGAGAAGATCCTGCTGCTCACCCGCACGACGCCGTACGACGAGGTCACCAAGAAGACCGACGGTATGACGCTGTTCATGACCGACCTCGACCGCGCGCACGTCGACATCCGGCCCATCGCGAAGATGGGCCGCAACGCGGTCAGCTCGAACGAACTGTTCATCGACGATCTGCGGATTCCGGTCGAGGACCGCGTCGGCGAAGAGGGCAAGGGGTTCTTCTACATTCTCGACGGGCTCAACCCAGAACGCATGCTGATCGCCGCCGAGGCCCTCGGTATCGGCCGGGTGGCACTCGACAGGGCCGTGCGTTACGCGAACGACCGGCACGTCTTCGACCGGCCGATCGGGATGAACCAGGGCATCCAGTTCCCGCTGGCCGACTCGCTGGCCCGGCTGGATGCCGCGGAGTTGATGCTGCGCAAGGCCACCTGGCTCTACGACAACGGCAAATCCTGCGGGCGCGAGGCCAATACGGCCAAATACCTGTGCGCGGACGCGGGGTTCACCGCGGCGGACCGCGCGCTGCAAACCCACGGCGGTATGGGTTACGCCGAGGAGTATCACGTCGCGCGCTTCTTCCGCGAGGCCCGGCTGATGAAGATCGCGCCGGTCAGCCAGGAGATGATCCTGAACTTCCTCGGTTCCCACGTCCTCGGCCTACCCAGGAGCTACTGA
- a CDS encoding metal-dependent hydrolase family protein — translation MLTLKAAGYVDVDAGEIVRPGVVTVDGDRIVSVGGDVPDGAEVIDLGDSVLLPGLMDMEVNLLMGGRGENPGLSQVQDDPPTRVLRAVGNARRTLRAGFTTVRNLGLFVKTGGYLLDVALGKAIDAGWIDGPRVVPAGHAITPTGGHLDPTMFAAFMPGALELTVEEGIANGVDEVRKAVRYQIKHGAQLIKVCVSGGVMSLTGEAGAQHYSDEELRAIVDEAHRRGLRVAAHTHGAEAVKHAVACGIDCIEHGFLMDDEAIQMLVDNDRFLVTTRRLAQAMDVSKAPKVLQDKAAEMFPKAKTSIKAAYEAGVKIAVGTDAPAIPHGRNADELVTLVEWGMTPAAVLRAATVVAADLINVTDRGRLAEGLLADIIAVPGDPLSDITVTQNVNFVMKGGKVFKNDSAH, via the coding sequence ATGCTGACGCTCAAGGCAGCCGGATACGTCGACGTCGACGCCGGCGAGATCGTGCGGCCCGGTGTCGTCACCGTCGACGGCGACCGGATCGTGTCCGTGGGCGGCGATGTGCCCGACGGCGCCGAGGTCATCGACCTCGGCGACTCGGTTCTGCTGCCCGGCCTGATGGACATGGAGGTCAACCTCCTGATGGGCGGACGCGGGGAGAATCCGGGTCTGTCGCAGGTGCAGGACGATCCGCCGACCCGGGTGCTGCGGGCGGTCGGCAATGCCCGGCGCACCCTGCGCGCCGGATTCACCACCGTGCGCAACCTCGGGTTGTTCGTCAAGACCGGCGGATACCTGCTCGACGTCGCGCTGGGCAAGGCCATCGACGCCGGCTGGATCGACGGGCCCCGGGTGGTTCCGGCCGGCCACGCCATCACCCCCACCGGCGGACACCTCGACCCGACGATGTTCGCCGCGTTCATGCCCGGGGCACTCGAGTTGACGGTCGAGGAGGGCATCGCCAACGGCGTCGACGAGGTCCGCAAGGCGGTGCGTTACCAGATCAAACACGGCGCGCAGCTGATCAAGGTCTGCGTATCCGGCGGGGTGATGTCGTTGACCGGAGAAGCAGGCGCTCAACACTATTCGGACGAGGAACTACGGGCCATCGTCGACGAGGCGCACCGGCGCGGGCTCCGCGTCGCCGCCCACACCCACGGCGCCGAAGCCGTCAAGCATGCGGTCGCGTGCGGCATCGACTGCATCGAACACGGCTTCCTGATGGATGACGAGGCCATCCAGATGCTCGTCGACAACGACCGCTTCCTGGTGACCACCCGCCGCCTGGCCCAGGCGATGGACGTCTCGAAGGCTCCGAAGGTGCTGCAGGACAAGGCCGCCGAGATGTTCCCGAAGGCGAAGACGTCGATCAAGGCCGCCTATGAGGCCGGGGTGAAGATCGCCGTCGGCACCGATGCGCCCGCGATCCCCCACGGCCGCAACGCCGACGAACTCGTCACCCTCGTGGAGTGGGGTATGACGCCCGCGGCGGTGCTGCGGGCTGCGACGGTCGTGGCCGCCGACCTGATCAACGTAACCGACCGCGGCCGGCTGGCGGAGGGCCTGCTCGCCGACATCATCGCCGTACCGGGAGATCCGTTGTCGGACATCACCGTCACGCAGAACGTCAACTTCGTCATGAAAGGCGGGAAGGTCTTCAAGAATGACAGTGCACACTAG
- a CDS encoding amidohydrolase family protein gives MKHDDMILISVDDHIIEPPGMFKNHLPEKYVNDAPRLVHNPDGSDTWQFRDTVIPNVALNAVAGRPKEEYGLEPQGLDEIRKGCYDPNERVKDMNAGGVLATMNFPSFPGFAARLFATEDPEFSLALVQAYNDWHIDEWCGSNPGRFIPMAIPAIWDPELCAKEVRRVSEKGVHSLTFTENPSTLGYPSFHDLEHWKPLWDALVDTDTVMNVHIGSSGKLAITAPDAPMDVMITLQPMNIVQAAADLLWSAPIKAYPDLKIALSEGGTGWIPYFLDRVDRTYEMHSTWTHQNFGDKKPSEVFRDHFLTCFISDPVGVKNRHMIGIDNICWEMDYPHSDSMWPGAPEELMAVFDTYEVPDDEINKITHENAMRWYHFEPHQHVPKEQATVGALRKAAEGHDVAVRALSHHRDGEKTSFADFQANAKAVSGARD, from the coding sequence GTGAAGCACGACGACATGATTCTCATCAGCGTTGACGATCACATCATCGAACCGCCGGGCATGTTCAAGAATCACCTGCCCGAGAAGTACGTCAACGACGCGCCGCGGCTGGTGCACAACCCCGACGGCTCCGACACCTGGCAGTTCCGCGACACCGTGATCCCCAACGTCGCGCTGAACGCGGTGGCCGGCCGGCCGAAGGAGGAGTACGGCCTCGAACCCCAGGGCCTCGACGAGATCCGCAAGGGCTGCTACGACCCGAACGAACGGGTCAAGGACATGAACGCCGGTGGCGTGCTGGCGACGATGAACTTCCCGTCGTTCCCCGGATTCGCCGCGCGGTTGTTCGCCACCGAAGACCCCGAATTCTCGTTGGCTCTGGTGCAGGCCTACAACGACTGGCACATCGACGAGTGGTGCGGCAGCAATCCCGGCCGGTTCATCCCGATGGCGATCCCGGCGATCTGGGATCCCGAACTGTGCGCCAAGGAAGTGCGGCGGGTTTCGGAGAAAGGGGTGCACTCGCTGACGTTCACCGAGAACCCCTCGACGCTGGGCTACCCGAGCTTCCACGATCTGGAGCACTGGAAGCCGTTGTGGGACGCGCTGGTCGACACCGACACCGTGATGAACGTCCACATCGGGTCATCGGGCAAGCTCGCGATCACCGCACCGGACGCACCGATGGACGTGATGATCACCCTGCAGCCGATGAACATCGTGCAGGCCGCGGCGGATCTGCTGTGGTCCGCGCCGATCAAGGCCTATCCGGATCTGAAGATCGCGTTGAGTGAGGGTGGCACGGGGTGGATTCCGTACTTCCTCGACCGGGTGGACCGCACCTACGAGATGCACTCGACGTGGACGCATCAGAACTTCGGCGACAAGAAGCCCTCCGAGGTGTTCCGCGACCACTTCCTGACGTGCTTCATCTCCGATCCGGTCGGAGTGAAGAACCGCCACATGATCGGTATCGACAACATCTGCTGGGAGATGGACTACCCGCACAGCGATTCGATGTGGCCCGGTGCGCCGGAGGAATTGATGGCCGTCTTCGACACCTACGAGGTCCCCGACGACGAGATCAACAAGATCACCCACGAGAACGCGATGCGGTGGTACCACTTCGAGCCTCACCAGCACGTCCCCAAGGAGCAGGCCACCGTCGGCGCCCTGCGTAAGGCCGCGGAAGGTCACGACGTCGCCGTCCGGGCACTGAGTCACCACCGTGATGGCGAGAAGACCAGCTTCGCCGACTTCCAGGCCAACGCCAAGGCGGTCAGCGGCGCCCGCGACTGA
- a CDS encoding thiolase family protein — MRETVIVEAVRTPVGKRNGGLSDMHAADLSAVVLNELLLRAGVDPDVVDDVIWGCVSQVGDQSSNIGRFAVLAAGWPEHIPGTTVNRACGSSQQALDFAVHAVMSGQQDIVVAGGVEVMSRVPLGSARATGMPYGPKVLERYRDFSFNQGISAELIAEKWGFSRTRLDEYSARSHALAAAAQDDKAFSAQIVPVFPGDGAPVTADEGVRRGTSVEKLAGLKPAFRDDGVIHAGNSSQISDGAAALLVMTAENAVQLGLTPIVRYRAGAVAGADPVLMLTGPIPATEKVLHKAGVGVDEIGAFEVNEAFAPVPLAWLAETGAAEERLNPLGGAIALGHPLGASGAVLMTRMVHHMRDNSIRYGLQTMCEGGGTANATLVELIA, encoded by the coding sequence ATGCGCGAGACCGTGATCGTCGAAGCCGTCCGCACGCCCGTCGGCAAGCGCAACGGCGGCCTGTCCGATATGCACGCCGCCGACCTGTCCGCCGTCGTGCTCAACGAACTGCTCCTGCGGGCCGGTGTCGACCCCGATGTCGTCGACGACGTGATCTGGGGGTGTGTGTCCCAGGTCGGCGACCAGTCCAGCAACATCGGTCGGTTCGCGGTCCTGGCCGCGGGCTGGCCCGAGCACATCCCTGGTACCACGGTGAACCGGGCCTGCGGTTCCAGTCAGCAGGCGCTGGACTTCGCCGTGCACGCGGTCATGTCGGGACAGCAGGACATCGTGGTCGCCGGCGGGGTCGAGGTGATGAGCCGGGTGCCGCTGGGTTCCGCCCGCGCCACCGGCATGCCCTACGGGCCCAAGGTGCTCGAGCGGTACCGGGATTTCAGCTTCAACCAAGGTATTTCGGCCGAGTTGATCGCCGAGAAGTGGGGGTTCTCGCGGACCCGCCTCGACGAATACTCCGCACGGTCGCACGCCCTTGCCGCGGCGGCCCAGGACGACAAGGCCTTCAGCGCCCAGATCGTGCCGGTCTTCCCCGGCGACGGTGCGCCGGTGACCGCCGACGAAGGAGTACGCCGCGGGACGTCGGTGGAGAAGCTGGCCGGCCTCAAGCCGGCGTTCCGCGACGACGGCGTGATCCACGCGGGCAACTCGTCCCAGATCTCCGACGGTGCGGCGGCGCTGTTGGTGATGACCGCGGAGAACGCCGTGCAGTTGGGGTTGACGCCGATCGTGCGCTACCGCGCGGGAGCGGTGGCCGGCGCCGACCCGGTGCTCATGCTCACCGGGCCCATCCCGGCGACGGAGAAGGTACTGCACAAGGCGGGCGTCGGCGTCGACGAGATCGGTGCGTTCGAAGTGAACGAGGCGTTCGCGCCGGTGCCGCTGGCATGGCTCGCGGAGACCGGTGCGGCCGAGGAGCGGCTCAACCCGCTGGGCGGGGCGATCGCGCTCGGCCACCCGCTCGGCGCCTCGGGTGCGGTGCTGATGACCCGGATGGTGCATCACATGCGGGACAACAGCATTCGGTACGGACTGCAGACCATGTGCGAGGGCGGCGGCACAGCCAACGCGACCCTCGTCGAGCTCATCGCCTGA
- a CDS encoding CaiB/BaiF CoA transferase family protein, whose product MAQEAPLRGITVVALEQAVSAPMCTRVLADFGARVIKVENPTGGDFARHYDDVVKGQAAHFVWANRGKESLTLDLKSPAGMAVLHRLLDGADVLVSNLAPGATARMGIGATDLKHRHPHVIPVEIDGYGAGGPLSHKRAYDLLIQAEAGACAVTGYPDMPAKPGPPVADISTGLYSALSILAVLYARKGAAEPGAGPAPAVAVSLFDTMTDIMGYQLAYTQHSGIDQQPLGMSSPAVAPYGAYPTRDEQTVVLGTTNDREWQRLAREIIERPDLAGDPAFATNAERVAHRDILNDAIGSWCARHDLAHIQKKADDAGIGNSRYNRPSEVVAHPHLSARDRWRAVETPNGEISALLPPPVIEGFEQSMGAVPGLGQHTDAILGGLGLSVDDISALREQGAIGPAYS is encoded by the coding sequence ATGGCTCAAGAGGCGCCGCTGCGCGGCATCACCGTCGTGGCGCTCGAACAGGCGGTGTCCGCACCGATGTGCACGCGCGTGCTCGCGGACTTCGGTGCGCGGGTGATCAAGGTGGAGAACCCGACCGGTGGTGACTTCGCCCGCCACTACGACGACGTGGTCAAGGGGCAGGCCGCCCATTTCGTCTGGGCCAACCGCGGCAAGGAATCGCTGACGCTCGACCTCAAATCCCCTGCGGGTATGGCCGTCCTGCACCGGTTGCTCGACGGCGCCGACGTGTTGGTGTCCAACCTCGCGCCGGGCGCGACGGCGCGCATGGGCATCGGTGCCACGGACCTCAAACACCGCCATCCGCACGTCATTCCGGTCGAGATCGACGGCTACGGCGCGGGCGGACCACTCTCGCACAAACGCGCCTACGATCTGCTGATCCAGGCCGAGGCGGGAGCCTGTGCGGTCACCGGATACCCCGACATGCCGGCCAAACCGGGTCCGCCCGTGGCGGACATCTCCACCGGGCTGTACTCGGCGCTGTCGATCCTGGCGGTGCTCTACGCGCGCAAGGGTGCGGCTGAACCGGGCGCCGGGCCCGCCCCTGCCGTCGCGGTGAGCCTGTTCGACACCATGACCGACATCATGGGCTACCAACTGGCCTACACCCAGCACTCCGGAATCGACCAGCAACCGCTGGGCATGAGCTCACCGGCCGTCGCGCCGTACGGGGCCTATCCCACCCGTGACGAGCAGACGGTGGTGCTCGGCACCACCAACGACCGGGAGTGGCAGCGGCTGGCCCGCGAGATCATCGAACGCCCGGACCTGGCCGGCGACCCCGCGTTCGCGACCAACGCCGAGCGGGTCGCGCACCGAGACATCCTCAACGATGCGATCGGATCCTGGTGTGCCCGGCACGATCTCGCGCACATCCAGAAGAAGGCCGACGATGCGGGCATCGGCAATTCCCGCTACAACCGGCCCAGTGAAGTCGTCGCCCATCCGCATCTGAGCGCGCGGGACCGTTGGCGTGCGGTCGAGACTCCGAACGGCGAGATCTCCGCACTGCTGCCGCCCCCGGTGATCGAGGGTTTCGAACAGTCCATGGGTGCGGTGCCCGGTCTGGGGCAGCACACGGACGCGATACTGGGCGGGCTGGGATTGTCCGTCGACGACATCTCCGCGCTGCGCGAGCAGGGCGCCATCGGCCCGGCGTATTCATAG
- a CDS encoding aromatic ring-hydroxylating oxygenase subunit alpha, with amino-acid sequence MAHFPKPAAGSWTENWPELGTAPVNYEDSVDPEHFKLEQQAIFKKTWLKVGRVEQLPKKGSYFTREMPCAGPGTSVVIVKGTDNEVRAFYNFCRHRGNKLVWSDFPGEEVAGSCRQFVCKYHAWRYDLKGDLTFVQQEGEFFDLDKSQYGLVPVRCEVWEGFIFINFDKDAAPLREHLGDFAEGLEGYPFHEMTEHYSYRSEINANWKLFIDAFTEFYHAPILHMKQAAKEEAEKLAEWGFEALAYDIKGDHSMVSSWGGMSPPKDLNMVKPIERILHSGLFGPWDRPDIKGILPEELPPAINPGRHKTWGTDSFEFFPNFTLLFWAPGWYLTYNYWPTAVDKHIFEADLYFVPPKNLRERLSQELAAVTFKEYAFQDANTLEATQTQIGTRVVMDFPLCDQEILLRHLHMTAHQYVDRYKASLANGSVTNGQHAATEAKDEAHV; translated from the coding sequence GTGGCACATTTTCCGAAGCCGGCCGCCGGTAGCTGGACAGAGAATTGGCCGGAACTCGGCACCGCGCCGGTGAACTACGAGGACTCCGTCGACCCGGAGCACTTCAAGCTCGAGCAGCAGGCGATCTTCAAGAAAACCTGGCTCAAGGTGGGCCGCGTTGAGCAACTCCCCAAGAAGGGCAGCTACTTCACCCGCGAAATGCCGTGCGCCGGGCCTGGCACCTCGGTGGTCATCGTCAAGGGCACCGACAACGAGGTGCGGGCGTTCTACAACTTCTGCCGGCACCGCGGCAACAAGCTGGTGTGGTCGGACTTCCCGGGCGAGGAGGTGGCCGGCTCATGCCGTCAGTTCGTGTGCAAGTACCACGCGTGGCGCTACGACCTCAAAGGTGACCTGACGTTCGTCCAGCAGGAAGGGGAGTTCTTCGACCTCGACAAGTCGCAGTACGGTCTGGTCCCTGTCCGCTGCGAGGTGTGGGAAGGCTTCATCTTCATCAACTTCGACAAAGACGCGGCGCCGTTGCGTGAGCACCTGGGCGATTTCGCCGAGGGCCTCGAGGGCTACCCGTTCCACGAGATGACCGAGCATTACAGCTACCGCTCGGAGATCAACGCGAACTGGAAGCTGTTCATCGACGCGTTCACCGAGTTCTACCACGCGCCGATCCTGCACATGAAGCAGGCGGCGAAGGAGGAAGCCGAGAAGCTCGCGGAGTGGGGCTTCGAGGCACTGGCCTACGACATCAAGGGCGACCATTCGATGGTCTCGTCGTGGGGCGGGATGAGCCCACCCAAGGATCTGAACATGGTCAAGCCCATCGAGCGGATCCTGCACAGCGGTCTGTTCGGTCCGTGGGACCGCCCCGACATCAAGGGCATCCTGCCAGAAGAGTTGCCGCCGGCGATCAATCCGGGCCGCCACAAGACCTGGGGCACAGACTCGTTCGAGTTCTTCCCCAACTTCACGCTGCTGTTCTGGGCGCCGGGCTGGTACCTCACCTACAACTACTGGCCGACCGCGGTGGACAAGCACATCTTCGAGGCCGACCTCTACTTCGTGCCGCCGAAGAACCTCCGTGAGCGGCTGTCCCAGGAACTCGCCGCGGTGACGTTCAAGGAGTACGCGTTCCAGGACGCCAACACCCTCGAGGCCACGCAGACGCAGATCGGCACCAGGGTGGTCATGGACTTCCCGCTGTGCGACCAGGAGATCCTGCTGCGTCACCTGCACATGACGGCTCACCAGTACGTGGATCGCTACAAGGCGTCGCTGGCCAACGGCAGTGTCACGAACGGACAGCACGCCGCGACCGAAGCGAAGGACGAAGCGCATGTCTAA
- a CDS encoding SDR family NAD(P)-dependent oxidoreductase — MSSGYFDLTGRAALVTGAGASGGIGAAVAAALAQAGAAVLVTDIAEDAAAAVAERIRAEGGKADSCALDVGDRAAADAAAAQAAGLGGGALHILVNNAGVTAPAMFPKLTDETFRLTFDVHVMGTFHCTQAALPHIPTDGTGRIINVTSAAGLTGTLGQVNYSAAKAGLIGFTKSLARELAPKNIMVNALAPLAATPMTETIRTNEKFAANMMNRIPLKRWAGPEEVAGAFVFMASDAASYITGQVLPVDGGMVM, encoded by the coding sequence ATGAGCAGCGGTTACTTCGACCTGACCGGACGCGCGGCGTTGGTCACCGGTGCGGGCGCGAGTGGCGGTATCGGCGCCGCCGTCGCCGCCGCCCTCGCGCAGGCCGGGGCGGCGGTCCTGGTCACCGACATCGCTGAGGACGCCGCCGCGGCGGTCGCCGAGCGCATCCGTGCCGAGGGTGGCAAGGCGGACTCGTGTGCACTCGACGTCGGCGACCGTGCCGCCGCGGACGCGGCCGCCGCACAGGCCGCGGGCCTCGGCGGCGGGGCGCTGCACATCCTGGTCAACAACGCCGGCGTCACCGCGCCGGCGATGTTCCCGAAGCTGACCGACGAGACCTTCCGCCTCACCTTCGACGTGCACGTGATGGGCACGTTCCACTGCACGCAGGCGGCGCTGCCGCACATCCCCACCGACGGCACGGGTCGCATCATCAACGTGACCTCGGCGGCGGGCCTCACCGGAACCCTCGGCCAGGTCAACTATTCGGCGGCCAAGGCCGGGCTCATCGGCTTCACGAAATCGCTGGCCCGCGAGCTGGCGCCGAAGAACATCATGGTGAACGCGCTGGCGCCGCTCGCCGCCACACCGATGACGGAGACCATCCGGACCAACGAGAAGTTCGCGGCCAACATGATGAACCGCATCCCGCTCAAACGCTGGGCCGGCCCCGAAGAGGTCGCCGGTGCGTTCGTTTTCATGGCGTCCGACGCCGCGTCCTACATCACCGGTCAGGTGCTTCCGGTCGATGGTGGCATGGTGATGTGA
- a CDS encoding carboxymuconolactone decarboxylase family protein, which translates to MRLAPLPADQWDDDVRRALSVMLPEERLNPAGAGNLLSTLARHPSLTRAFLRFNVHLLFRSTLPPRLRELAILRVAHLLGSEYEWAHHVAMGKEVGLTDTAIAGAAGGHGADELDQAVLDAVDQLQQKANISDQTWAELSAHLDERQRMDLVFTIGCYGALAMAINTFGVEPDQER; encoded by the coding sequence GTGCGCCTGGCCCCGTTGCCGGCGGATCAGTGGGATGACGACGTGCGGCGCGCGCTGTCGGTGATGCTTCCCGAGGAGCGGCTCAACCCGGCGGGCGCGGGGAACCTGTTGTCGACGCTCGCCCGTCACCCCAGCCTGACCCGTGCGTTCCTGCGCTTCAACGTCCACCTGCTGTTCCGTTCGACGCTTCCGCCCCGCCTACGTGAACTGGCGATCCTGCGCGTCGCCCACCTCCTCGGGTCCGAGTACGAGTGGGCACACCACGTCGCGATGGGCAAGGAGGTCGGGCTGACCGACACCGCCATCGCCGGTGCCGCCGGCGGCCACGGCGCCGACGAACTCGACCAGGCGGTTCTCGACGCGGTGGACCAACTGCAGCAGAAGGCGAACATCTCCGATCAGACGTGGGCCGAACTCAGTGCCCATCTCGACGAGCGCCAGCGCATGGATCTCGTCTTCACCATCGGCTGCTATGGCGCGCTCGCCATGGCGATCAACACATTCGGCGTAGAACCCGACCAGGAGAGGTAA
- a CDS encoding acyl-CoA dehydrogenase family protein, producing the protein MRRDLFTDDHDAFRQLARDFVEKEVVPQYPQWEKAGRMPRDVFKQMGALGMLGMAIPEEYGGAGIDDYRYNVVLQEEAARALVTLSTVRTQLEVILPYFLHYANDEQRRRWFPGLADGTLLTAIAMTEPGTGSDLAGVRTTAVRDGSGQDADYIVNGAKTFITGGIQADLVVVVARTSTDPENRRKGLSLIVVEDGMPGFARGRELEKMGCKVQDTAELSFTDVRVPAANLLGADGEAFSYLGHNLAQERLTVAVGSVAQARSALHATIDYVKNRKAFGTPVASFQNTKFELAAVSTEIEAAQTMLDRAVLDHVDGVLSREDAARVKLFCTEMQARAVDRCLQLFGGYGYMMEYPIARLYNDARVARIYAGTSEVMKVIIAKSLGL; encoded by the coding sequence GTGCGCCGAGATCTGTTCACCGACGACCACGACGCCTTCCGGCAACTGGCCCGCGACTTCGTCGAGAAGGAGGTGGTCCCGCAGTACCCGCAGTGGGAGAAGGCCGGCCGCATGCCGCGCGACGTCTTCAAGCAGATGGGCGCACTGGGCATGCTCGGCATGGCGATCCCCGAGGAGTACGGGGGCGCCGGGATCGACGACTACCGCTACAACGTGGTGCTGCAGGAGGAGGCTGCCCGCGCGCTGGTGACACTATCGACGGTGCGCACCCAGCTCGAGGTGATCCTGCCGTACTTCCTGCACTACGCGAACGACGAGCAGCGGCGGCGGTGGTTTCCGGGGCTGGCCGACGGCACGCTGTTGACCGCGATCGCGATGACCGAGCCGGGCACCGGGTCGGACCTCGCCGGGGTGCGCACCACCGCGGTGCGGGACGGCTCCGGACAAGACGCGGACTACATCGTCAACGGCGCCAAGACCTTCATCACCGGCGGCATCCAGGCCGACCTCGTCGTCGTGGTGGCGCGCACCTCGACCGATCCCGAGAACCGGCGCAAGGGCCTGTCGCTGATCGTCGTCGAGGACGGGATGCCCGGCTTCGCCCGCGGCCGGGAGCTCGAGAAGATGGGGTGCAAGGTCCAGGACACCGCGGAGCTGTCGTTCACCGATGTGCGGGTCCCCGCGGCCAACCTGCTGGGGGCCGACGGCGAGGCCTTCAGCTACCTCGGCCACAACCTGGCTCAGGAGCGGCTGACGGTCGCAGTGGGCTCGGTGGCCCAGGCCCGCTCGGCACTGCACGCCACGATCGACTACGTCAAGAACCGCAAGGCGTTCGGCACACCGGTGGCCTCGTTCCAGAACACCAAGTTCGAACTGGCCGCGGTGTCCACCGAGATCGAGGCCGCGCAGACGATGCTCGACCGCGCCGTACTCGACCACGTCGACGGGGTGCTGTCGCGGGAGGACGCCGCCCGCGTGAAGCTGTTCTGCACCGAGATGCAGGCCCGCGCCGTCGACCGCTGCCTGCAGTTGTTCGGCGGCTACGGCTACATGATGGAGTATCCGATCGCCCGCCTCTACAACGACGCCCGGGTGGCGCGTATCTACGCGGGCACCAGTGAGGTCATGAAGGTCATCATCGCCAAGTCGCTCGGACTTTAA